The region GCTTGTGTTCACGACCGAGGCCGGAACGCCCCTCGACCGCCACAACCGCTTCTGGGCCACGCCAGCATCACGCTCGACACCTACTCCCACGTCCTGCCCGGCATGGGCGAAGGCGTCGCCGCCGCGATGGAGCGGGCGCTCGGCTGGCCCGGCTATCGTCAGGAGGCCCCGGCTCCGGGCCGGGGCCTCTCCGTTTTCCCGCGATCTGCGGGACTGTTTGCAGCGCGCTCGGCAGGACTCGAACCTGCGACCCCGTGATTCGTAGTCACGTGCTCTGTCCAGCTGAGCTACGAGCGCACCGGAACCCTTATGATATCTCCCGGGAGGGGATTGCTCAAGGCGCTCCGCGGGGGCGCTTTTGGGGCTATACTTCGGGGTGACGGGACGAGAGAAGAAGGCGGCAGCGGGGGTGCTTTGAGCGGATCCATTCTCCTGGTCATAGGCGACGACGAAGAGCGGCTGCGCCTCAGGCGGGCCCTGCACGGCGAGGGGTGGCGGGTGCTCCCGGCCGGGACGGGGGCGCAGGCGCGCCAGATCGCCGGGAGGGAGGACTTCGAGGTCGCCGTGGTGGACAACCGGCTGCCGGACGAGCGGGGCTTCCAGGTGATCTCTGCGGTGCAGAAGCCGGACGTGGCCACCGTGGCGCTGCTGCACGACGAGGACACGATGGACCGCATAGTCGGGATAGAGCTGGGCGCGGACTACTACATGCGCTCGCCGGTGAACCCGCGGGAGCTGGTGGCGCGGGTTAAGCAGATCTTCCGCAAGCGGGAGCGGGCGGCCGGGGAGCCCTCGGGCAAGGTCTACGTGGGGGACCTGGAGATCGACCCGGAGCAGATCCGGGTGACGAAGGGGGGCAGGGAGGTGATGCTCTCGCCCCGGGAGTTCAAGCTGCTGTACACGCTGGCCCGCAGCCCGGGGCGGGTGTTCCCGCGCGGGACGCTGCTGCGGCAGGTGTGGGGCGAGGACGAGTACATCGACGAGCGGACGGTGAACGTCTACGTGCAGCGCCTGCGCAACAAGCTGGGGGACGACCCCTCCGACCCGAAGCTGATCGAGACGGTGCGCGGCTTCGGCTACCGGCTGGTGCGGCCGGAGGGCTAGCCCCCGCGGTGCCGCCCGGCGTGCGGCCGGGCCGGCGCCTCCCCGCCCCGCTCCCGGAGCATCTGTTGCATCAGCCGGATCTCGCCGCGCTGTGAGCGCAGGATGGCCCCGGCGAGGCGCTCTACCTCGGGGCGGTCGGTGCGCTCGAGCGCGGCCTCTGCCATGGGGATGGCGCCCCGGTGGTGCTCGATCATGAGCCGCAGAAAGAGCCGGTCGGCCTCCTCGGGCGGGGCGTCTCTGAGCCGGTTTATCTGCTCCGGGGTGGCCATGCCGGGCATCCTGCCCGCGTGCCCCATCCAGGCCATGGGCGGCCCGGTCCCGGTGAGGGGGAGCCCCCACGCGGCGAGCCAGCCGTGCATCTGCCCGATCTGGGCCTGCTGGGTGAGCGTGATGTCGGTGGCGAGGGTGCGGATGGCGGGGTCGCGGGTCTTGTCCCGCACGATGCCCGCCATCTCCACGGCCTGGGCGTGGTGGACGGACATGTCGCGGGCGAACCCGGCCTCGGCCGAGCCCTCCCCGGGCGGCCGCCCCTGCAAATAGAGGACGAAGGCGAGGAGGGCGAGCGCCAGGGCGAGGAGGGTCACCGCCGGGGGCGCGAGATCCTCCCGGGAAAGCCGCTTCACGAGGGCTCCCCGACGCCCCCTGTGCAGGCGGCCCCGGGCTCGGGGGTCTGGGGGCCCTGCCGGTAGGCCCGCACGAACTGCTCGAGGCGCCCGTCTTCCGCGGAGTCCAGCCGGAGCTGCTTGCCCCAGGCGGAGGCCACCACGGGCGCGGGCAGGCCGGGGTAGGGGCTCACGAGGACGTAGGTCTGGCTGCGGGCCAGCTCCCTGAGCCGCTCGACCTGCTCGCGGGGCAGGTCGGGGCGGTAGGTGATCCAGACGGCCCCGTGCTCCAGCGAGTGGACGGCGTTCTCGTCCCGGACCGGCTCCTCGTAGAAGCCGCAGTTCTGCCAGACGGGGCTGTGCACCCCGCCCGCGGGCGGGGTCTGCTCGTAGTCCACCTCGCCCCGGGTGTGCCGGTTGCCGGGGCCCACGTCGTAGCTCCTCACCCCCGCGATCTCCCCGCCGCCGCGCCGGCTGTCCAGGACGGCGAAGACCGCGAAGGCCACGATGAGCGCCAACACTATCCCCCCGGCGACCAGGTACACCGCGTTCATCCTCCCGCCCCCGCGGGGCTCCCTGCGTATCCTGCCCAACGCTCCGAACCTCTCGGCCGTATACGACTTCGTGCCGCCAGAGATGCTAGCACGGAGGCGGCGGGGGGCGGTGGTCCCGTTCACCGCCCCCGCCTCTACGGTACGCCCCGCGCGAGGAGGACGGCGGCGAGGGCGAGCAGGAGCAGCCAGAGCGCGGCCACCACGGCGGCCCCGGCCCACGCGGCGGGGCGAACCTCCGCGCCCCGCTCCCTGGCCTTCTTGCGGCACTCGGCCAGGACGTGCGGCGGGATCATGCGCACCGCCAGCGCCACCCCCAGGGGGACGAGGATGACGTCGTCCAGGTGGCCGAGGACGGGGATGGCGTCGGGGATGAGGTCTATGGGGCTGAAGGCGTAGGCCACGACGAGGGCGGCGAAGAGCCGGGCGTGCGGGGGGGTGCGGGGGTCGCGGTAGGCGAGGTAGAGGGCGTGGACCTCGGCCTTCATGCGGCGGGCCCAGCCCTTGAGCCTCCCGAACGCGACACCCATCCTGCCTCCCTTTTTTCGCACGCTCCGCCGGGAAGTCTACCAGCGGCCCGCGAAGAGGCGCAGCCCGTTGAGGGTTACGCCGAGGGAGGTGCCCATGTCGGCGAGCACCGCGAGCCACAGGGTGACGAGCCCGAAGGGGGCGAGCGCCACGAAGAGGCCCTTCACCAGGACGGAGGCGAGGATGTTCTGCTTTATGGCCCTGCGGGCCGCCCGGGAGAGCCGCACCGCCCCGGCGAGCCTCCGGAGGTCGTCGTGCATGAGGGCCACGTCGGCCACCTCCAGCGCGGCGTCGCTCCCGGCCGCGCCCATGGCGAAGCCCACGGAGGCGGCGGCGAGCGCGGGGGCGTCGTTGACCCCGTCGCCGACCATCCCCGCCGCGCCGTGCCTGGCCACGCGCTCGCGCACCGCCGCGACCTTCTCCTCGGGCCGGAGGCGCGCCCGGTAGCCGATGCCCAGGAGCCCCGCCACCCGCCGGGCGGGGGCCTCGGCGTCCCCGGTGAGCATGACCAGCTCCTCCACCCCCTCCTCCCGGAGGGCGCGGATGGCCTCCGGCGCCTCGGGCCGCACGGCGTCGGCGAGCCCGAAGACGGCGATGGGCCCGGCCCCGTCGCCGAGGACGACCGGGGTCTCGCCCGCCCGCTCCACCTCCCGGAGGGCGGGGAGGGCCGCCTCCAGGGACACGCCCCGCTCGGCGAAGAGCGCCGGGCTCCCGACGGTGTACCTGCGCCCCCGGACCTCGCCCTCCGCCCCGCGCCCGGGGATGGAGCGGAAGCCCGCCACCTCCGGCAGCGGGCGCTCCCCGGCCGCGGAGAGCATTGCGTGGGCGAGCGGGTGCTCCGAGCGCCGCTCGAGCGCCGCGGCGAGCGCGAGCGCCTCCTCCCGCGTCCCCCTCAGCGCCAGGACCCGCTCCAGCACCGGCCTCCCCTCGGTGAGCGTGCCGGTCTTGTCGAAGAGGAGGGCCCTGAGGCCCCCCGCGGCCTCGAGCGCCTCCCCGCCCTTCACGAGCACGCCGCGCCGGGCGGCCGCCCCGATCCCCGAGACCACCGTGACGGGGGTGGAGATGACGAGCGAGCAGGGGCAGGCGATGACGAGCAGCGCGAGCGCCCGGTAGAACCAGGTCCCGAAGTCCCCGCCGAGCAGGGGCGGCGCGGTGGCGAGCGCGACCGCGGCGGCCACCACCAGGGGCGTGTAGACCCGCGAGAAGCGGTCCACGAAGCGCTCGGCGGGGGCCCTGCTGGCCTGCGCCTGCTCTACCAGGCGCGCCACGCGCTGCAGGGTGGAGTCCTCGGCCCGCCGGACGGCCCGGACGAGGACGGCCCCGGCCCCGTTGAGGCTCCCGGAGAGGACGGCGTCCCCGGGGCCCTTCTCCACCGGCGCGCTCTCCCCGGTGACGGGGGACTCGTCGACGGAGGTGCGGCCCTCGACCACCTCCCCGTCCACCGCGAACCGCTCCCCGGGCCGGACCACCACGAGCTCCCCGACCCCCACCTCCCCGGCGGGCACCGCCCTCTCGGCCCCGTCCCTGCGGACGAGCACCTCCTCCGGCACGAGTCGCGCCAGCGCCCGCACCGCCCCCCGGGTCCTCCGCACCGCGTAGGCCTGCAGAGAGCCCCCCGCCGCGAACAGCACCACCACGAGCGCCGCCTCGCCCCACGCCCCGATCCCGGCGGCCCCGAAGACCGCCGCGCTCATGAGCACGTTCATGTCCATGCTCCGGGCCCGGAGCGCCGCGAGCGCCGCCCGGAAGATGGGGCCCCCGCCCACGGCGATCGCCGCCGCGTACAGGGAGATCCGCGCCGCCCCCGGGCCGCCCGCGAGCTGCAGCGCCGCCCCCGCCGCGAACAGCAGCGCCGCGCCCCCCGTGAGCGCGAACCGCGCCTCCCGCCACAGGGCCCCCCGCGCCTCCCGCCGGGGCCCCGCCACCCGGTAGCCCGCCGCCCGCACCGCCCCCTCCAGCATCTCGCGCGACACGGAGCCGTCGTGCTCGGCGTCGAGCCGCCCCGCCGCGAAGTTCACCGTGGCCCGGTAGACCCCCGGGAGCCGCCCCACGCTCCGCTCCACGCTCGCCGCGCACGCCGCGCAGTCCATCCCCTCCACCCGCAGCACCGTGCGCCGCGCCCCTGGAGGGGCGGGCCTCCCCCCGCCCAGCACGGGAAGCTCCCTCCGGGCCACCGCCTACCCCAGGGCCACCGATCTACAGGCGCTCATATGAGCATTCTATCATGTGTGGGGGGAGCGGGTCTTGCGCTTTGGCCGGAGGGGGAGGAAGCGGGGGCCGTGGGCGGCGTGGTCGCCGGCGTGGTCCACCTGGAGGGTGGTATGGGAGATACCGTACTCTTCGCGCAGCAGCTGCTCCAGCTCGCGGCGTTTGGCGTGGCAGTCTTCGCCGGCGGCGACCAGGACGTGGGCGGAGAGGGCGGGGAAGCCCGAGGTGATGGTCCAGACGTGGAGGTCGTGCACCTCGGCGACGCCGCTGGTGGAGGCCATGCGGCGGCCGATCTCCGCGGCGTCCATGCCGTGGGGGGCGGCCTCGAGGAGGATGTTCACCGAGTCGCGCAGCAGCCTCCAGGAGGAGGCCAGGATGAGGAGCCCGATCGCGGCGCTGACCAGGGGGTCGGCCGGGTACCATCCGGTGAGCAGCACGACCATCCCGGAGACCAGCACCCCGAGGGAGCCCAGCAGGTCGGCGAGCACGTGCCGCAGGGCCCCCTGCAGGTTGAGGCTCTCCGAGCGCGGGCGCAGGAGCACCCAGGCGGCCGCCGCGTTGACCAGCAGCCCCGCCGCCGCCACCGCCGCCACCCAGCCGCCCATGACCTCCCGCGGCTCCAGCAGCCGGCGGTAGGCCTCGTAGAAGATCCAGAGAGACACGGCCACCAGCGTCACGCCGTTGAAGAGGGCCGCCAGGATCTCCGCCCGCTTGTACCCGAAGCTCCGCTCGGGCGTCGGGGGCCTGGAGGAGAGCCAGAGCGCAAACAGCGCAAGCCCCAGCGAGAAGTTGTCCGAGAGCATGTGCGCCGCGTCGGCCAGCAGCGCCAGCGAACCCGTGAGAAACCCCCCCACCGCCTCCGCGACCGTGTACGAGGCCGTGATCGCCAGCGCCGCAGCCAGCGACCGCCGGTCCGCCTCCCGCCCATGCCCCTCCGCGTGTCCATTTGCATGAGTCATCGTTCATATGATACCCGATGGCGGGGCGGGGGCAAGGGGCTCTCAGGCGTGGCGGACGTGTTCGAGGGAGAGGTCCAGGAGGCGGCGGA is a window of Rubrobacter xylanophilus DSM 9941 DNA encoding:
- a CDS encoding YkvA family protein, whose translation is MGVAFGRLKGWARRMKAEVHALYLAYRDPRTPPHARLFAALVVAYAFSPIDLIPDAIPVLGHLDDVILVPLGVALAVRMIPPHVLAECRKKARERGAEVRPAAWAGAAVVAALWLLLLALAAVLLARGVP
- a CDS encoding cation diffusion facilitator family transporter — its product is MTHANGHAEGHGREADRRSLAAALAITASYTVAEAVGGFLTGSLALLADAAHMLSDNFSLGLALFALWLSSRPPTPERSFGYKRAEILAALFNGVTLVAVSLWIFYEAYRRLLEPREVMGGWVAAVAAAGLLVNAAAAWVLLRPRSESLNLQGALRHVLADLLGSLGVLVSGMVVLLTGWYPADPLVSAAIGLLILASSWRLLRDSVNILLEAAPHGMDAAEIGRRMASTSGVAEVHDLHVWTITSGFPALSAHVLVAAGEDCHAKRRELEQLLREEYGISHTTLQVDHAGDHAAHGPRFLPLRPKRKTRSPHT
- a CDS encoding heavy metal translocating P-type ATPase, which translates into the protein MARRELPVLGGGRPAPPGARRTVLRVEGMDCAACAASVERSVGRLPGVYRATVNFAAGRLDAEHDGSVSREMLEGAVRAAGYRVAGPRREARGALWREARFALTGGAALLFAAGAALQLAGGPGAARISLYAAAIAVGGGPIFRAALAALRARSMDMNVLMSAAVFGAAGIGAWGEAALVVVLFAAGGSLQAYAVRRTRGAVRALARLVPEEVLVRRDGAERAVPAGEVGVGELVVVRPGERFAVDGEVVEGRTSVDESPVTGESAPVEKGPGDAVLSGSLNGAGAVLVRAVRRAEDSTLQRVARLVEQAQASRAPAERFVDRFSRVYTPLVVAAAVALATAPPLLGGDFGTWFYRALALLVIACPCSLVISTPVTVVSGIGAAARRGVLVKGGEALEAAGGLRALLFDKTGTLTEGRPVLERVLALRGTREEALALAAALERRSEHPLAHAMLSAAGERPLPEVAGFRSIPGRGAEGEVRGRRYTVGSPALFAERGVSLEAALPALREVERAGETPVVLGDGAGPIAVFGLADAVRPEAPEAIRALREEGVEELVMLTGDAEAPARRVAGLLGIGYRARLRPEEKVAAVRERVARHGAAGMVGDGVNDAPALAAASVGFAMGAAGSDAALEVADVALMHDDLRRLAGAVRLSRAARRAIKQNILASVLVKGLFVALAPFGLVTLWLAVLADMGTSLGVTLNGLRLFAGRW
- a CDS encoding response regulator transcription factor → MSGSILLVIGDDEERLRLRRALHGEGWRVLPAGTGAQARQIAGREDFEVAVVDNRLPDERGFQVISAVQKPDVATVALLHDEDTMDRIVGIELGADYYMRSPVNPRELVARVKQIFRKRERAAGEPSGKVYVGDLEIDPEQIRVTKGGREVMLSPREFKLLYTLARSPGRVFPRGTLLRQVWGEDEYIDERTVNVYVQRLRNKLGDDPSDPKLIETVRGFGYRLVRPEG
- a CDS encoding DUF305 domain-containing protein — encoded protein: MKRLSREDLAPPAVTLLALALALLAFVLYLQGRPPGEGSAEAGFARDMSVHHAQAVEMAGIVRDKTRDPAIRTLATDITLTQQAQIGQMHGWLAAWGLPLTGTGPPMAWMGHAGRMPGMATPEQINRLRDAPPEEADRLFLRLMIEHHRGAIPMAEAALERTDRPEVERLAGAILRSQRGEIRLMQQMLRERGGEAPARPHAGRHRGG
- a CDS encoding DUF3105 domain-containing protein, whose translation is MGRIRREPRGGGRMNAVYLVAGGIVLALIVAFAVFAVLDSRRGGGEIAGVRSYDVGPGNRHTRGEVDYEQTPPAGGVHSPVWQNCGFYEEPVRDENAVHSLEHGAVWITYRPDLPREQVERLRELARSQTYVLVSPYPGLPAPVVASAWGKQLRLDSAEDGRLEQFVRAYRQGPQTPEPGAACTGGVGEPS